A single Streptomyces sp. Edi2 DNA region contains:
- a CDS encoding carbohydrate ABC transporter permease, with amino-acid sequence MTPTSTTRTRTTRTGTTRTGTTSTGTARTTPARTARRRNERSRPASVGLHAALAVAAVVAVFPPLWLLVTSFKPTNDAFSTSVVTHFTLANYTHVLAGTEFLTWFTNSVIIVGLTTVLGVFIAATTGYAVSRFRFPGMRPLMWLLLITQMFPVAVLIVPLYNLLASLGLLNQPAGLVITYLTIAVPFCAWMMKGYFDTIPVEIDESGRVDGLNPFGTFWRLVLPLARPGLAVTGFYTFVTAWAEVAYASAFMTGEENLTLAGGLQTFVNQYTNDWGSMTAAAVIIAVPAALVFAFAQRHLVAGLTAGTTKG; translated from the coding sequence ATGACCCCCACGAGCACGACCCGTACGCGTACGACACGTACGGGCACGACACGTACGGGCACGACGTCCACCGGCACGGCGCGTACGACTCCGGCGCGCACGGCCCGCAGGCGCAACGAACGGTCCCGCCCGGCGTCCGTCGGCCTGCACGCGGCCCTCGCCGTCGCCGCGGTCGTCGCCGTCTTCCCGCCGCTCTGGCTGCTGGTGACCTCCTTCAAACCCACCAACGACGCCTTCTCCACCAGCGTCGTCACCCACTTCACCCTCGCCAACTACACCCATGTCCTGGCCGGCACCGAGTTCCTGACCTGGTTCACGAACTCCGTGATCATCGTCGGGCTGACCACCGTCCTGGGTGTCTTCATCGCCGCCACCACCGGCTACGCCGTCAGCCGCTTCCGCTTCCCCGGGATGCGCCCGCTGATGTGGCTGCTGCTGATCACGCAGATGTTCCCGGTCGCGGTGCTGATCGTGCCGCTGTACAACCTGCTGGCGAGCCTGGGCCTGCTCAACCAGCCGGCCGGCCTGGTCATCACCTACCTGACCATCGCCGTCCCCTTCTGCGCCTGGATGATGAAGGGCTACTTCGACACCATCCCGGTGGAGATCGACGAGTCCGGACGGGTCGACGGCCTCAACCCCTTCGGCACCTTCTGGCGCCTGGTCCTGCCGCTCGCCCGACCGGGCCTGGCCGTCACCGGCTTCTACACCTTCGTCACCGCCTGGGCCGAGGTCGCCTACGCCTCCGCCTTCATGACCGGCGAGGAGAACCTGACGCTCGCCGGCGGCCTGCAGACCTTCGTCAACCAGTACACCAACGACTGGGGCTCGATGACCGCCGCCGCCGTGATCATCGCCGTGCCGGCCGCGCTCGTCTTCGCCTTCGCCCAGCGCCACCTCGTCGCCGGACTGACCGCCGGCACCACCAAGGGTTGA
- a CDS encoding sugar ABC transporter permease, which produces MTFAVRVRRALGTHWYAWTMVAPVVLVIGVIIGYPLVRGVFLSLTDANEANVERNIGVNHLPATYKFTGLDNYKAVLSDGVFWDRLGWTVVWTVGCVSLTFLIGLALANMLNRTLRGRTFYRLALILPWAIPAFISVFTWRMLYNEKNGILNKLLAGGGIDAVPWLNDPTWAKLSVIAVNVWLGVPFMLVALLGGLQSIPGELYEAAEMDGAGAWQRFRNITVPGLRAVSSTVILLSTIWTFNMFPVIFLLTRGGPGDATEILVTYAYRLSFLDSPRNFSESAAWGVLILVLLSAVAVVYRRALRKQGEVW; this is translated from the coding sequence GTGACCTTCGCTGTACGGGTGCGCCGGGCGCTGGGCACCCACTGGTACGCATGGACGATGGTCGCCCCGGTGGTACTCGTCATCGGGGTGATCATCGGCTATCCGCTGGTGCGCGGCGTCTTCCTCTCGCTCACCGACGCCAACGAGGCCAACGTCGAGCGGAACATCGGCGTCAACCACCTCCCCGCCACCTACAAGTTCACCGGCCTGGACAACTACAAGGCGGTGCTGAGCGACGGCGTCTTCTGGGACCGCCTCGGCTGGACCGTCGTATGGACCGTCGGCTGTGTCTCGCTGACCTTCCTGATCGGCCTCGCCCTGGCCAACATGCTCAACCGCACGCTGCGCGGCCGCACCTTCTACCGCCTCGCGCTGATCCTGCCGTGGGCCATCCCCGCCTTCATCTCGGTCTTCACCTGGCGGATGCTCTACAACGAGAAGAACGGCATCCTCAACAAGCTGCTGGCCGGCGGCGGCATCGACGCGGTCCCGTGGCTCAACGACCCGACCTGGGCCAAGCTCTCGGTCATCGCCGTCAACGTCTGGCTGGGCGTGCCCTTCATGCTGGTCGCGCTGCTCGGCGGACTGCAGTCCATCCCCGGCGAGCTGTACGAGGCCGCCGAGATGGACGGCGCGGGCGCCTGGCAGCGGTTCCGCAACATCACCGTCCCCGGCCTGCGCGCCGTCAGCAGCACGGTGATCCTGCTCTCCACCATCTGGACCTTCAACATGTTCCCGGTGATCTTCCTGCTGACCCGGGGCGGCCCCGGCGACGCCACCGAGATCCTGGTGACCTACGCCTACCGGCTCTCCTTCCTCGACAGCCCCCGCAACTTCTCCGAGTCCGCGGCCTGGGGCGTCCTGATCCTGGTCCTGCTCTCGGCCGTCGCGGTGGTCTACCGCCGGGCGCTGCGCAAGCAGGGAGAGGTGTGGTGA
- a CDS encoding extracellular solute-binding protein: MRRGIRGATATALVAGLALAATACGGGDGGSDGSSGGELSGTVTFWDTSNDAEKATYRKLAEGFQKEHPKVHVKYVNVPFGDANAKFKNAAGGNSGAPDVMRTEVAWTADFANLGYLAPLDGTPALDKTDDYLPQAVGSTKFKGKTYAAPQVIDTLGLFYNKKLLKDAGVEVPKSFAELATAAKKIKAKTGATALYLRGDDPYWFLPYLYGEGGDMVNARDKVVEIDDGAGVKAFKTIKSLVDSKAAVTDATDGQENQLKALKDGTVAMAVDGPWDIEGARAGKAFKDKKNLGVAPVPGGSTAQGSPQGGWNLSVYAGSKNLQASYAFVKYMSSATVQQQTNEKLSLLPTRKSVYEVPAVKNNEMVQFFKPAVDGAVQRPWIAEGNSLFEPVKVQMNKVLTGASSPEQAAKAAGDAYRKLLKDYK; encoded by the coding sequence ATGCGGCGTGGCATACGGGGCGCAACGGCCACCGCGCTGGTAGCGGGCCTGGCACTGGCGGCGACGGCGTGCGGCGGAGGTGACGGCGGCAGTGACGGCAGCAGCGGGGGCGAACTGTCCGGAACCGTTACCTTCTGGGACACCTCCAACGACGCCGAGAAGGCGACGTACCGCAAGCTTGCCGAAGGTTTCCAGAAAGAGCACCCGAAGGTCCACGTCAAGTATGTGAACGTGCCGTTCGGCGACGCCAACGCCAAGTTCAAGAACGCGGCCGGCGGCAACTCCGGCGCCCCCGACGTGATGCGCACCGAGGTCGCCTGGACCGCCGACTTCGCCAACCTCGGCTACCTCGCGCCCCTCGACGGCACCCCCGCCCTCGACAAGACCGACGACTACCTCCCGCAGGCCGTCGGCTCGACGAAGTTCAAGGGCAAGACCTACGCCGCGCCCCAGGTCATCGACACCCTGGGCCTCTTCTACAACAAGAAGCTCCTCAAGGACGCCGGCGTCGAGGTGCCCAAGTCCTTCGCCGAACTGGCCACCGCCGCCAAGAAGATCAAGGCGAAGACCGGCGCCACCGCCCTCTACCTGCGTGGTGACGACCCTTACTGGTTCCTGCCCTACCTCTACGGCGAGGGCGGCGACATGGTCAACGCCCGCGACAAGGTCGTGGAGATCGACGACGGCGCCGGCGTCAAGGCCTTCAAGACCATCAAGAGCCTGGTCGACTCCAAGGCCGCCGTCACCGATGCCACCGACGGCCAGGAGAACCAGCTCAAGGCCCTCAAGGACGGCACCGTCGCGATGGCGGTCGACGGCCCCTGGGACATCGAGGGCGCCCGCGCCGGCAAGGCGTTCAAGGACAAGAAGAACCTCGGCGTCGCCCCCGTCCCCGGCGGCAGCACCGCCCAGGGCTCCCCGCAGGGCGGCTGGAACCTCTCCGTCTACGCCGGCAGCAAGAACCTCCAGGCTTCCTACGCCTTCGTCAAGTACATGAGCTCGGCCACGGTCCAGCAGCAGACCAACGAGAAGCTGAGCCTGCTGCCCACCCGTAAGTCCGTGTATGAGGTGCCGGCCGTCAAGAACAACGAGATGGTCCAGTTCTTCAAGCCCGCCGTCGACGGTGCCGTCCAGCGCCCCTGGATCGCCGAGGGCAACTCGCTCTTCGAGCCGGTCAAGGTCCAGATGAACAAGGTGCTCACCGGCGCCTCCTCGCCCGAGCAGGCCGCCAAGGCGGCCGGCGACGCCTACCGGAAGCTGCTCAAGGACTACAAGTGA
- a CDS encoding alpha-amylase family glycosyl hydrolase → MTQELTSPSPAPQAPGPGRGPGWWRDAVIYQVYVRSFADSDGDGIGDLRGVRERLPYLRDLGVDAVWLTPFYASPQADGGYDVADYRAVDPLFGTLQDADGLIRAAHDLGLRVIVDIVPNHTSDRHPWFRDPELARQRYLFRPGKGEGGELPPNDWESVFGGPAWTRTGRGDWYLHLFAPEQPDLNWENPEVHAEFEAIMRFWLDLGVDGFRVDVAHGMIKAPGLPDIGHGAQAQLIGSQVLPFFDQDGVHAIHRAWRRLLDGYGDARGKQVIGVAEAWAPTPERLALYVRPDELHQAFNFQFLNAAWQADALRSVIDASLAATASVGAPTTWVLSNHDVVRHTTRLGGSLARARAATLLMLALPGSAYLYQGEELGLPEVTDLPDDVRQDPAFFRGGRATGAAGPGTDTESAPDGVASTSGQDGFRDGCRVPLPWSGEAPPYGFGPGGSWLPQPADWGGLTVAAQTGDPASTLELYRAALGLRRRLPGLGDGPMTWAPAPDGVLAFTRPGVLCTVNTLGHDTELPTPGTPLLASAPVTVDGAAVRLPGDSCTWWAI, encoded by the coding sequence ATGACCCAGGAGCTCACTTCCCCCAGCCCCGCCCCCCAGGCCCCCGGACCGGGCCGAGGTCCTGGATGGTGGCGCGACGCCGTCATCTACCAGGTGTACGTCCGCTCCTTCGCCGACAGCGACGGCGACGGCATCGGCGATCTGCGCGGGGTCCGCGAGCGGCTGCCCTACCTCAGGGACCTGGGAGTGGACGCCGTCTGGCTCACCCCCTTCTACGCCTCACCGCAGGCCGACGGCGGCTACGACGTCGCCGACTACCGCGCCGTCGACCCGCTCTTCGGCACCCTCCAGGACGCCGACGGCCTGATCCGCGCCGCCCACGACCTGGGCCTGCGGGTGATCGTCGACATCGTCCCCAACCACACCTCCGACCGGCACCCGTGGTTCCGGGACCCGGAGCTGGCCCGGCAGCGCTACCTCTTCCGCCCCGGCAAGGGCGAGGGCGGCGAACTCCCGCCCAACGACTGGGAGTCGGTCTTCGGCGGCCCGGCCTGGACCCGCACCGGCCGGGGCGACTGGTACCTGCACCTCTTCGCCCCCGAGCAGCCCGATCTGAACTGGGAGAACCCGGAGGTGCACGCCGAATTCGAGGCCATCATGCGCTTCTGGCTCGACCTCGGGGTGGACGGCTTCCGGGTCGATGTCGCGCACGGCATGATCAAGGCCCCGGGCCTGCCGGACATCGGCCACGGCGCCCAGGCCCAGCTCATCGGCAGCCAGGTCCTGCCGTTCTTCGACCAGGACGGCGTGCACGCCATCCACCGCGCCTGGCGCCGGCTGCTGGACGGCTACGGCGACGCCCGCGGCAAGCAGGTCATCGGCGTCGCCGAGGCCTGGGCCCCCACCCCGGAACGCCTCGCCCTGTACGTACGCCCCGACGAACTCCACCAAGCCTTCAACTTCCAGTTCCTGAACGCCGCTTGGCAGGCCGACGCGCTGCGCTCGGTGATCGACGCCTCGCTCGCCGCCACCGCCTCGGTCGGCGCCCCCACCACCTGGGTGCTGTCCAACCACGACGTCGTACGCCACACCACCCGCCTCGGCGGCAGCCTCGCCCGCGCCCGCGCCGCCACCCTCCTGATGCTGGCACTGCCCGGCTCCGCCTACCTCTACCAAGGCGAGGAACTGGGCCTGCCCGAGGTCACCGACCTGCCCGACGACGTCCGCCAGGACCCGGCGTTCTTCCGCGGCGGCCGGGCGACCGGCGCGGCAGGCCCCGGCACCGACACCGAATCCGCCCCGGACGGCGTCGCCTCCACCAGCGGCCAGGACGGCTTCCGCGACGGCTGCCGGGTGCCGCTGCCCTGGTCCGGCGAGGCGCCGCCGTACGGCTTCGGGCCCGGCGGCAGCTGGCTGCCGCAGCCCGCCGACTGGGGCGGCCTCACCGTCGCGGCCCAGACCGGCGACCCCGCCTCCACCCTGGAGCTCTACCGCGCCGCCCTCGGCCTGCGGCGCCGGCTGCCGGGACTGGGCGACGGCCCGATGACCTGGGCGCCGGCCCCCGACGGGGTGCTCGCCTTCACCCGCCCCGGCGTGCTGTGCACCGTCAACACCCTGGGGCACGACACCGAACTCCCGACGCCCGGAACACCGCTGCTCGCCAGCGCCCCGGTGACCGTCGACGGCGCAGCCGTACGGCTCCCGGGGGACAGCTGCACCTGGTGGGCAATCTGA
- a CDS encoding LacI family DNA-binding transcriptional regulator: MTARLSDIAAQAGVSEATVSRVLNGKPGVSATTRQSVLAALDVLGYERPVRLRQRSAGLVGLITPELENPIFPAFAQVIGQALTRQGYTPVLATQTPGGSTEDELTEMLVDRGVAGIIFVSGLHADTSADMQRYEQLRGQGVPFVLINGFSDKVQAPFVSPDDRAAVDLAVTHLGALGHRRIGLALGPKRFVPVQRKIEGFVRAMQERLQTGPAEAEPFIQHSLYTLEGGQAAAGALIERGATALVCASDMMALGAIRAARQRGLDVPREISVVGFDDSPLIAFTDPPLTTIRQPVTAMGQAAVRALLEEIGGTPAPHSEFVFLPELVVRGSTASAPKPARIPKPLRTP, encoded by the coding sequence ATGACCGCCCGGCTCTCCGATATCGCAGCACAGGCGGGTGTCAGCGAGGCCACCGTCAGCCGGGTTCTCAACGGTAAGCCCGGTGTCTCCGCCACCACCCGCCAGTCCGTGCTCGCCGCCCTCGACGTGCTGGGCTACGAGCGTCCGGTGCGGCTGCGGCAGCGCAGCGCCGGGCTGGTCGGGCTGATCACCCCGGAGCTGGAGAACCCGATCTTCCCGGCCTTCGCGCAGGTCATCGGGCAGGCCCTGACCCGCCAGGGCTATACGCCGGTCCTGGCGACGCAGACGCCGGGCGGCTCCACGGAGGACGAGCTGACCGAGATGCTGGTCGACCGCGGGGTGGCCGGCATCATCTTCGTCTCCGGGCTGCACGCCGACACCTCCGCCGATATGCAGCGCTACGAGCAGCTGCGCGGCCAGGGCGTGCCGTTCGTCCTCATCAACGGCTTCTCCGACAAGGTGCAGGCGCCCTTCGTCTCCCCCGACGACCGGGCCGCGGTGGATCTTGCGGTCACCCACCTCGGCGCGCTCGGCCACCGGCGGATCGGGCTGGCGCTCGGCCCCAAGCGCTTCGTGCCCGTGCAGCGCAAGATCGAGGGCTTTGTGCGCGCCATGCAGGAGCGGTTGCAGACCGGCCCGGCCGAAGCGGAGCCGTTCATCCAGCACTCCCTCTACACACTGGAGGGCGGCCAGGCCGCGGCGGGCGCGCTGATCGAGCGGGGCGCCACGGCCCTCGTCTGCGCCAGCGACATGATGGCGCTCGGCGCGATCCGCGCGGCCCGGCAGCGCGGCCTCGACGTCCCGCGCGAGATCTCCGTGGTCGGCTTCGACGACTCCCCGCTCATCGCCTTCACCGATCCGCCGCTGACCACGATCCGGCAGCCGGTCACGGCCATGGGGCAGGCGGCCGTGCGCGCGCTGCTGGAGGAGATCGGCGGCACCCCGGCCCCACACAGCGAGTTCGTCTTCCTCCCCGAGCTGGTGGTGCGCGGCTCGACCGCCTCGGCCCCGAAACCGGCCAGGATCCCGAAGCCGCTGCGGACTCCCTGA
- a CDS encoding phosphatase PAP2 family protein codes for MGEANTRTLDGLPTIPPPQGERADHPVAERRMARLRAPRTPRLWFEILLIAVSYWTYSVIRNAVPEQKAKALRNADWIWQAEHSLGIAVEHTVNHAVNSVTWLIVTMNYYYATLHFIVTIGVLVWLYRWHPGRYAAARLALFATTGIALIGYYFYPLAPPRLMPDGGFIDTLVHHGTWGSMASGNLASMSNQYAAMPSMHIGWSLWCGITIALLARSRWAKTLGLLYPATTLLVIVSTANHFWLDAMGGVLCLAVGFTVAGVWFGAAPHRLARA; via the coding sequence ATGGGTGAAGCGAATACGAGGACGTTGGACGGCCTGCCGACCATCCCGCCACCCCAGGGGGAACGCGCGGACCACCCGGTGGCCGAGAGGCGGATGGCCCGTCTGCGTGCTCCTCGCACCCCCCGGCTCTGGTTCGAGATCCTGCTGATCGCGGTCAGTTACTGGACCTACTCGGTGATCCGCAACGCGGTGCCCGAGCAGAAGGCCAAGGCCCTGAGGAACGCCGACTGGATCTGGCAGGCGGAACACTCCCTCGGCATCGCCGTCGAACACACCGTCAATCACGCCGTGAACTCCGTGACATGGCTGATCGTCACGATGAACTACTACTACGCGACACTGCACTTCATCGTGACGATCGGGGTGCTGGTCTGGCTCTACCGCTGGCACCCGGGCCGCTATGCCGCCGCCCGGCTGGCGCTGTTCGCCACCACCGGCATCGCCCTGATCGGCTACTACTTCTACCCGTTGGCGCCACCCCGGCTGATGCCGGACGGCGGTTTCATCGACACCCTCGTCCACCACGGGACCTGGGGCTCGATGGCGTCCGGCAACCTCGCCTCGATGTCCAACCAGTACGCCGCGATGCCGTCGATGCACATCGGCTGGTCCCTGTGGTGCGGCATCACCATCGCACTCCTCGCCCGCTCGCGGTGGGCCAAGACCCTCGGCCTGCTCTACCCCGCCACGACCCTCCTGGTCATCGTCTCCACGGCCAACCACTTCTGGCTGGACGCGATGGGGGGCGTGCTGTGCCTTGCCGTTGGCTTCACGGTGGCAGGCGTGTGGTTCGGGGCAGCACCCCACCGGCTGGCGCGGGCCTAG
- a CDS encoding bifunctional [glutamine synthetase] adenylyltransferase/[glutamine synthetase]-adenylyl-L-tyrosine phosphorylase: MALPAPQGRRSSTYTRLLRHGFTDPSAAGELLDAPELASVRDDSVLLEALGATADPDLALHSLVRLVEAQEGDEQQTLLSTIVAAKPLRDRLLGVLGASEALADHLVRHPSDWQSLVTYESVDLHPTTPEFELSLAEGIWGGPNAERPRADALRTAYRRSLLGIAARDVCGTTDVAEAAAELADLATATVRAALEISYEEAPGDAAVCRLAVIGMGKCGGRELNYVSDVDVIFVAEAKEGVDEAQALQAATRLAARMMRLCSDNTAEGTIWPVDANLRPEGRNGPLVRSLSSHLAYYQRWAKTWEFQALLKARPMAGDLQLGQEYVDALAPMVWEVAERENFVADVRQMRRRVVENIPAAQVERELKLGPGGLRDVEFAVQLLQLVHGRSDATLRSATTLDALAALAAGGYVGRQDAAALDAAYRFLRTLEHRIQLFRMRRTHLMPEDETEQRRLARSLGLRTEPVDTLRKEWKWHAREVRRLHEKLFYRPLLDAVATLEPGETRLSARAAGHRLEALGYADPVAALRHLEALASGVTRKAAIQRTLLPVLLAWFADSADPDAGLLNFRKVSDALGKTPWYLRLLRDEGAAAENLARVLSAGRLAPDLLLRAPEAVALLGAADGLQPRSRAALEQEVLAAVGRADGAEAAAAVARGVRRRELFRTAAADVIGAYGTEFSPADNNHGHSVDSVGSAVSDLNAATLAGALRAAVRQQWGDTLPTRFTVIGMGRFGGRELSYGSDADVLFVHEPREGADEQEAAKAAHAVANEMRRLLEIPSSDPPLPIDADLRPEGRSGPLVRTLASYAAYYRRWSLVWESQALLRAEPVAGDAELGERFIELIDPLRYPAEGLGDDAVREIRKLKARMEAERLPRGADPTTHAKLGRGGLSDVEWTVQLLQMQHGWEIPGLRTTRTREALAAAHAAGLIGTEDAQTLDEAWVLAARVRNAVMIVRGRPGDTFPVDGRELAAVGRYLGYEEGHIGEMIDDYRRVTRRARGVVEEIFYGA; the protein is encoded by the coding sequence ATGGCACTTCCCGCTCCGCAGGGCCGGCGGAGCAGCACTTACACCCGGCTGCTGAGGCACGGTTTCACCGACCCCTCGGCGGCCGGGGAGCTGCTGGACGCCCCCGAACTCGCTTCCGTACGCGATGACTCGGTGCTGCTCGAAGCGCTGGGTGCCACCGCCGACCCGGACCTGGCACTGCACAGCCTGGTCCGGCTGGTGGAGGCGCAGGAAGGCGACGAGCAGCAGACGCTGCTGAGCACCATCGTCGCGGCGAAACCGCTGCGCGACCGGCTGCTGGGGGTGCTGGGCGCCTCCGAGGCGCTTGCCGACCATCTCGTCCGGCACCCGAGCGACTGGCAGTCGCTGGTCACCTACGAGTCGGTCGACCTGCACCCCACCACCCCCGAGTTCGAGCTGTCGCTCGCCGAGGGGATCTGGGGCGGCCCGAACGCCGAACGGCCGCGCGCCGACGCGCTGCGCACCGCCTATCGCCGCTCCCTGCTGGGCATCGCCGCCCGCGATGTGTGCGGCACGACCGATGTCGCCGAGGCCGCGGCCGAGCTGGCGGACCTGGCCACCGCCACGGTCCGGGCCGCCCTGGAGATCTCCTACGAAGAAGCCCCCGGCGACGCCGCGGTGTGCCGGCTGGCCGTCATCGGCATGGGCAAATGCGGCGGCCGGGAGCTGAACTACGTCTCGGACGTCGATGTCATCTTCGTCGCCGAGGCCAAGGAGGGCGTGGACGAGGCCCAGGCGCTGCAGGCCGCGACCCGGCTCGCCGCCCGCATGATGCGCCTGTGCTCGGACAACACCGCCGAGGGCACGATCTGGCCCGTGGACGCCAACCTGCGCCCCGAGGGCCGCAACGGGCCGCTGGTGCGCAGCCTCTCCAGCCACCTCGCCTACTACCAGCGCTGGGCCAAGACCTGGGAGTTCCAGGCGCTGCTCAAGGCCCGCCCGATGGCCGGGGACCTGCAGCTGGGCCAGGAGTACGTGGACGCGCTGGCGCCGATGGTGTGGGAGGTCGCCGAGCGGGAGAACTTCGTCGCCGATGTGCGCCAGATGCGCCGCCGGGTCGTCGAGAACATCCCCGCTGCCCAGGTCGAGCGGGAGCTCAAACTCGGCCCCGGCGGCCTGCGCGATGTCGAATTCGCCGTCCAGCTCCTGCAGTTGGTGCACGGCCGCAGCGATGCCACGCTGCGCAGCGCCACCACCCTCGACGCCCTCGCCGCACTGGCCGCGGGTGGCTATGTCGGACGCCAGGACGCCGCGGCCCTGGACGCCGCCTACCGCTTCCTGCGCACGCTGGAGCACCGCATCCAGCTCTTCCGGATGCGCCGCACCCACCTGATGCCCGAGGACGAGACCGAACAGCGGCGCCTGGCTCGCTCGTTGGGCCTGCGCACCGAACCGGTCGACACCCTCCGCAAGGAGTGGAAGTGGCACGCCAGGGAGGTGCGCCGGCTGCACGAAAAGCTCTTCTACCGTCCGCTGCTCGATGCCGTCGCCACCCTGGAGCCCGGCGAGACCCGGCTCTCCGCCCGGGCCGCAGGACACCGCCTCGAAGCCCTCGGCTACGCCGACCCGGTGGCCGCGCTGCGGCATCTGGAGGCGCTGGCCTCCGGCGTGACCCGCAAGGCCGCCATCCAGCGGACGCTGCTGCCGGTGCTGCTGGCCTGGTTCGCGGACTCCGCCGACCCGGACGCCGGACTGCTCAACTTCCGCAAGGTCTCCGACGCACTCGGCAAGACGCCCTGGTACCTGCGGCTGCTGCGCGACGAGGGCGCGGCCGCCGAAAACCTCGCCCGGGTGCTGTCCGCCGGCCGCCTCGCCCCCGATCTGCTGCTGCGCGCCCCCGAGGCGGTCGCGCTGCTCGGTGCCGCCGACGGGCTGCAGCCGCGCAGCCGGGCCGCGCTGGAGCAGGAGGTGCTGGCCGCCGTCGGCCGCGCGGACGGCGCGGAGGCGGCGGCCGCGGTGGCCCGCGGAGTGCGCCGCAGAGAGCTGTTCCGCACCGCGGCGGCCGATGTCATCGGCGCGTACGGCACGGAGTTCAGCCCGGCGGACAACAATCACGGCCACTCCGTCGACTCCGTCGGCTCCGCGGTCTCCGACCTCAACGCCGCCACCCTCGCCGGCGCCCTGCGCGCCGCGGTCCGCCAGCAGTGGGGCGACACCCTGCCCACCCGCTTCACGGTGATCGGCATGGGCCGCTTCGGCGGCCGCGAGCTGAGCTACGGCTCGGACGCCGATGTCCTCTTCGTCCACGAGCCGCGCGAGGGCGCCGACGAGCAGGAGGCCGCCAAGGCCGCCCACGCCGTCGCCAACGAGATGCGCCGGCTGCTCGAAATCCCCTCCTCCGACCCGCCGTTGCCCATCGACGCGGACCTGCGCCCGGAGGGCAGGTCGGGCCCGCTCGTCCGGACCCTCGCCTCGTACGCGGCCTACTACCGGCGCTGGTCGCTGGTCTGGGAGTCGCAGGCCCTGCTGCGCGCCGAACCGGTCGCGGGCGACGCCGAGCTGGGGGAGCGGTTCATCGAGCTGATCGACCCGCTGCGCTATCCGGCCGAGGGCCTGGGCGACGACGCGGTCCGCGAGATCCGCAAGCTCAAGGCCCGGATGGAGGCCGAGCGGCTGCCCCGCGGCGCCGACCCCACCACCCACGCCAAGCTCGGCCGCGGCGGCCTCAGCGACGTCGAATGGACGGTGCAGCTGCTGCAGATGCAGCACGGCTGGGAGATCCCCGGCCTGCGCACCACCCGCACCCGCGAGGCACTGGCCGCCGCCCACGCCGCCGGCCTGATCGGCACCGAGGACGCCCAGACCCTCGACGAGGCCTGGGTCCTGGCGGCCCGGGTACGCAACGCCGTCATGATCGTCCGCGGCCGCCCCGGAGACACCTTCCCCGTCGACGGCCGCGAACTGGCGGCCGTGGGCCGCTACCTCGGCTACGAGGAGGGCCACATCGGCGAGATGATCGACGACTACCGCCGGGTTACGCGGCGGGCGCGGGGCGTGGTGGAGGAGATCTTTTACGGGGCGTAG